GACCCGCGCGGGCCCGGCATCACCATGCCCGACGTCCGCAAGCGTGTCGCCGAGCGCCTCAAGCACGCGGCGAGCTGGTCGCCCGGCGAGACCACACCGCCGACGCCCAAACCCCCCACCACCGGCGAGCGGTTGACCGCTCTGGAGAAGCGCGTCACCGCGCTGGAGAAGAGGACCCCGTGAACACGCTCGCTTTCTGGAAGGCCACCGCCGAGCGCATGATCCGCACCATGGCGCAGGGCACCCTCGGCGCGGTGTCCGCCGACGCGCTCGGCATCCTCGACGTCGACTGGGGCGAGGCCTTCTCCGTGGGCGGCCTCGCTGCGGCGCTGGCCCTGCTCACCGCCATCGGCAGCAGCGGCGGACCGGTCGGCCCCGGCCGCGCTGAGACCGTCGCCACGCCGGACACCCCGCGGCGCCCGACCTCGATCTGAGCTGACAGGAGGCCGCACACGTGGCTGACGAGCAGTGGACAACCGGGGAAGTCGTCCGCCGCCTGGAAGACGTCCGCCAGGACCTGAAGGAGGACATCCACGGAGTCGTCGCACTCGTCAACCAGAAGGTGGACGGCGAGATCCTGCGCATGGGCCAAGAGGCGCAGGACGAGCGACACACCACCCTCGTCGCCCGCGTGGCGAAGTTGGAGGAGCAGGCCGCGGAGAAGGAACGGCAGCGAGTCGCCGACCGGCGCCTGATCTTCTTCTCCCTCGTCGTGCCCGTGCTGCTCCTCGCGATCCAGCTGTACAACGCCAACCGAGGAGGAGGGACATGAGCGGCCACCGGCCCGTCCGGCGCGACCCGGTCGCCCTGTTGCTCGGCGTGCTCCTGGCGCTCCTCGTCGCCTACATCTGGTGGCAGACGTCGCAGGTCTCCCGAGATCTGCACAACGCCAACTCCGCGCGCGACCAGCTGGCGCGTCAGGTTGAGCGGATGGGCGGGACGCCGATCGCCGGGCCGCCCGGCAGCCGCGGCGAGCCCGGCCAGTCCCGGCCCGGCTCACGAGGACCTGCCGGGGACGCCGGAGAGCCGGGCCCCACCGGCGCCTCGGGCAGGCCTGGTGAAGACGGCAAGGACGGTGCGGCGGGCAAGCAGGGGGCCGACGGCGTAGGCGAGGACGGCGCCGACGGTGCGGCGGGCACCCCGGGCGCGGACGGCGCAGCGGGCCCGCCCGGCCCACAAGGCGAGCCCGGCCAGGCCGGACCCGAGGGACCTGCGGGGAAGGACGGCGCTGACGGGGAGCGTGGTCCTGCCGGGCCGTCGTGCCCGGATGGCTACTCGCTGCAGGCGCCGGCGTCCGATCCGGACGCCCTGGTCTGCCGCCGCGATGGGGCACCGCAGCCCGAACCCGGCGACCCGGGACCTGAGACGGCCGCTCTCGATCCCGCCCGCCGCCAGTACCCGTGACACCGGCCCCCTTCCGCCTTCGGGCGGGAGGGGGCCATTTCGTCGTGCCCTGGGCAGGGTTGACAGACGCCTCACATGAAAACGGCCCTGCCCATACCCTGACAGTGTCGAGCTGTTCAGAGAGGGGCAAGGCCGCAATGTCTTCAGATGCTACCCCGGACCCGTACGCCGACCCGTTGCGCTTCGGGCAACGTGTCCAAATTCTTCGCGAGCGTCGAGGAATGACGCAAGCGCAACTCGCGGATCTCGTGGGGATCTCCCCACACACCTTGCGCAAGATCGAAAACGGGCAGCAGAAGGCCCCCGACCTTGATCGAGTAATGAGGATTGCTGAAGCCCTACGGGTCCGCGACCTTGCCGAACTGACAGGCCATCCCGACATGCACGTCGACCTATTCATCGGCCCTGGCCACCCGCGGCTCGCGTCCGTGAAAGCCGCTGTCGACTCCTTCACGTTGGGCTCCGGCATCGAGCCGCCGCCGGTCGCGCACTTGGAGGCACGCCTTCATGCCGCGTGGAAGGCACGCCATGAAGCCCGCAATCACCGCGAGGTCGTCGGCCGCTTGCTACCCGACCTCATCCGCGACGGTCAGGCCTTGGTCCGGCACGCTGATGCCTCGGCGTCCCGTCGGGCCGCTCAAGCCCTGCTCGCCGAGGCATACAGCCTCTGCCAGTTCTTCGCTGCCTACCAGCCGGACAGCTCCTTGCTGTGGCGGGTCGCCGAGCGCGGCATGACTGCCGCGCAGGAGTCTGAGGACCCGCACGCGATCGGTGTGGCCGCGTGGCTCCTCGCGCAGGCCCACCGCGACAGCGGCCCGCGCCACTTCGATGCGGCCGATGCCGTGAACCGCGAAGCCATTGCGTTTCTGGCGCCTCTCCTCCCGGACGCGTCCGACAACGTGCGGGCCATCGCAGGGGCGTTGGAGTTCGAGCTCGGTTATACCGCAGCCCGGCGCCGAGAGACTGGCACTGCGTGGCGGCACTGGGACCAGGCCAGCAGGATGGCCAAGAAGCTGCCACGGGACTACTACCACCCCATCACCAGTTTCTCCCGCGCGATCATGGGTGCGCACGCTGTCACTGTCGCTGTAGAACTGCACCAGGGCGGGGAATCCGTGCGCCAAGCGGCGAAGGCGGACAAGACGGTCATCAAGTCGAAGCCCCGTCGGGCCCGGCACAGGATTGAGGAGGCCCGCGGGTACCAGCTCGACGGGCAGCCGGACGTGGCGATCGCCACGCTGCAGAAAGCGCACGAGGCGGCTCCGGAGACGATCGCGTACAACGGGTACGCCAGGAGGATCATCCTCGAAGAGATCGAGTCGAAGGTGGCCGAGCGTCGACGCCGCGCGAGCGACCTCGCCATGAAGGTCGGCATCCTCGCCGCCTGAGAGACGTAGCGACCGGAATCCGGTCGTCGGTTGCTCACCACCACCCCTACGTTCACACGTGTGAGACACGTCACTGTGACCGTAGGGGTAGGCGGACGATGACCGGACCGGCAAGCGGAGACGCTCTCGGCGCGGGGAGCAGCAACCCTTTGGGCGCCGCGTTCGACTGGCTGGCGCACGCTCAGGACCAAGCCAGCCAGGCGCACCTGGAGTGGGTGAGCGGGGTCGCTCTGCTGCCCCTCGGCCGACGGTTCAGCGCGGTGTGCCTGTCCGCCCGGCTCGTGCACGCAGGGGTCGGGGCCACCGACCGCGACACCGTCAACGCGACGCTGGCCGAACTGCTCCACGGCCCCGTGATCCACAACAGCCTCCTGCACACGTACCACGCACTCATCACCCCGTACCCGCCCGCCCGGTGGGCCTACGGCGAGATCGCGCCCATGCTCAGCAGTGGCCAGTTCCTCAGCGTGCCCGCCGCCGACCTCACCGGACCGACCGGCCTGCGCTGGGCAGTGCGACCACACAGTGCCGGCGTCCTGTGCTCCGTACCGGCCGTGGCCGCGCTCGTGGCCCTCAGCCTGCGGCCAGGGGGCTCCCGATGAAGCTCACCGACCGCCTCGCGGCGCCTCTGCTGCCCTCACCAGGGCTCCTGTCCGACGGGCAAGTCCGCGGACAAGACTGCGTGTTCTGCGTAATCACCTTGACCGACGACGCCGTCGAACTCGGCCGCCAGGACGCAAAGTGCCTCGGCGCGGTCGTGAGCTGGTACCCCCGCGCCTGCCGCGACTGTGCAGCTGGCGGATACGTCGACCACCTCCTCAGCGCGGCGTTCTCCGCCTGCCGGGACCTGCCGCCCCCGGAGCAGTTGCTCGACCTGTACCTCCGCCTGCGGCACGAGGTACGCCGACGCCTCCCGACCGTCGAGCAGGCTGCCGCCACCGCCGGTCAGGGCACGATGAGCCACCACGCACACCAGCGGATCGTGGATGCCGCCACCGACGCGCTACTCGACACGGTGGGTGACGACAATCCCAGCCCCCTCGTGCTGGCCATGCGCTGCTCGGAGCTCGGCCGCCGCCTGCGCGACCTCATTCCCTACCAGCCATGTGCGCAGTGAGCGCGCGCGTTCGCGTCCCGTGCCCGCCCTGCTTGCGGGCGATGCTGCGGAAGGCGCCCGCCGAGCCGCACGACTGCCAGCTGACGACGGCAGTGGCCATTGAGGGGGCCCACCTTGTCGTCGGGCCCATCACGGACTGCCCGTGCCGGTGCCCGGTCATGCAGGAGAGCGAGGCGCTGCAAACGGCGCGCGCTCAGGCCCGGCTCGCGTCAGGCCCGCAGGGCTGACCACCCCAGAACCTCCTGCCGCGCACGCGGCAGGTGACCCAGCCCTGGCCCGGCCAGGACCTACCCCAAGGAGACGCCCCATGGGCACGCTCACCAACGGCAGGACCACGATCCCCTTCGACAACTGGTCTGCGCCCCACCTCGACTGGCGTAAGGCGGGCCGGACCGACCTCGACCCGATCCTGAAGGACTGCGTGATCCTCGCCGCGGCCCCGGACGCCAAGGGCCATCCGCACCACAGCATCCCGGACGGGACGCGCATGGTCGCGATCAGCGACGACAAGGACCAGGAGTCGCCAGTGCTGTACATGAGCCGACTCGAGATCAGTAAGTTCTTCGACGGGGTGATCGCGGGTGAGTTCGACGAGTTCCGGGCGAGCGAGGGCGAGCTCGCAGCAGCAGCTGCCGCCACAACCTGACCCGGGCAGCGAGACGCCGCGCGACAACGGGCGCTCGCTGGCGAGCGGTCCTATCTGCGCTGAGCACGACGGGCCGCCGATGCGTACGATCCGCAGCTCGGCGGGGTCCAGCATCTGCCCTGTCTGTACACCCCTCGGTGCGACGCCGGCGCAGACAGCCTTGATCGTGCATAGGCAGAACGCGATTCTCGACGGCCCGTACTGGCGTGAGGGCGGACGGGCCACCTGACCCGCCAGCCCTACCTGACCGCGGCCTCGGCCGGCTCCCCCGATCCGACCGAGGCCGCCCACCGCTAGCGGACCAGGTCGGACAGCGGGGTATTGAGAGCATCCGCGACGAGCAGGAGATCAATCAAGTTGGGTGGCGTGGCAGCCGACTCCCACCGATGGATCGTCTTGTGGTCACGGCCAACACGTTCGCCCAGTTGGACTTGCGAAAGGTGGGCACCTTTGCGTGCCTGTCGGATGCGCTCGCCGATGACCCGGAGGTGGGCGTGTACCCATACGGGCATCGGGTCGAGGGGCACTCGTACACGCTGGAACGATCTTGTTCGGAAGTCTTTACCAGCGATGGTAAATCTTGAGATCTTGGGATTCCGCAGATAAATGCGTGATCTCTAGCCAACGCCCGTACGGAGCGTTACAACTTCGCACCCCGCGTGCGCTGCACACATAGGAGCGCGCAGTACGCACGGTTGCGTTAACAGTGGCTCTCACCTGGACTGGGATGTCACTACCGCCAGACGGTCGCCCGCCCGCCGTGAGTACCCCCTCGTCGGCGAGCGGGCGACCCCCCTCACATTCGGTACTCGTTCACCAAATCCGACCATCAGCTAGGCGACATGTCCGTGACACGTGCCAGGTCGGCGCGTTACACAGAATGGCCAGGGCGGGAGCATGTCCGCCTCCCCGGGTGGAGTTCCCGTCCTGGTTCACACAGAGCAGCCCCCGCGGTTCGTCCGCCGGGGGCTGCTGCTGTTCCCCATGGGGAACGGATGGGGAATCGATCTTGAGAGCTGAGGCTAACTAGAGCTAATCCGAGCTAAGTACGGCCATCAGCCTCAGTCGCCAACCTGCAGGAACGCCCTGACCTGCACCTCAACCGAAGGAACCATTGATCCAGACGATCACGGTTCCCCCTCTTCTGTTGGCCCCCTGTGGCTTGCCCGCAACACCCTGCCATGGAAACCCGGCCCTGATGGGAGCGGAACCGCCCACGGCTCTCCGATGTCGCGGCACACCTCGTCAAGTGGATCGGCGCAACTTCACCCCAAGGTGTGGCGCTGCCCTTCCGTGAATCGTTCCCGCAGTGCAGGGCGCATCTACCCCCGCTAGCGTTTTCCCGGCAGGCCCCCCAGTCCCCGGGTGTCTCTCACTAACTGGCACTCCCGTTGCGCCACACCCCCGTCGGGGGCATTCGGCGCCGGCGCTGGGGGGATGGATGCGGCAGCACGAACTGAAGACATTCACGCGCGAGGACTCCGATCAGCCTCCGCGGGTGTACGGACTCGACCACGCCATAGTGATCGAACTCTACGGAGAGATCGACCTGGTGGCCTACCAGCGCGCCGTCGCGCTGATGGACGCCGTGACCGCGGGCCCGGAGGCCGTCGTGGTCATCGACCTGAGCCGGATCACGTTCATCGACTGTTCCGGACTCTCCCTCCTCATGCGGGCCCACCGGAGGGTGACGGCGCGCGGCGGGCGGCTGTGCATCGTCTGTTCGCACCGGCTGACGCTGCGCATGCTGCGCGTCACGAAGCTCACCGCGGCCCTGTCACCGGCGCCGACGCTCAGCGCGGCACTCCTCGATCCGCCCAACCACGAGGCGTCCTGACGTTCTGCGCCGTCTCGTGGTGCAACTGGTAGTGCTCGCGCCAACTCGGGGTCGCCGCGCCGCCCATGACGGTCATCACCACGTCGTGGGCGAGGGTGTCCGTCACGGGCAGGTGACCGAAGAGGACCCGGTGGTACGTGGGGGCGCCGAGCATGTCCAGGAGCAGGTCGATGTCGGCGTCGGGGCGGATGTCGCCGCGCTCGACTCCACGCCGTAGGGCCGCCTCCGTGGTGGCCCTTCTGGGGTGGAAGATCGTCTCGGTGAAGACGCGGTCCAGGGCGGGGTCGTCGGCGAGCTCGGCCATGAGCGCGGGCAGCGTACGTCGGCCGAGGCTCCCCCCGAAGGCACGGCTGAGGGTGTCGATGCCCGCGATCAGGTCGCAGTGCGTGCATCCCGTGTCCGGCGTGGGCGCCGTCCCCATCGTGTCGGCCAGAGCCGCGATGACGAGGTGCTGCCTGGACGGCCAGCGACGCCTGATGGCCGGTTTGGTCGTACCGGCGCGCCGCGCCACCGCCTCCATCGTCAGGGCGGGGTAACCCGCCTCCTCCAGCAGCTCCTGAGTCGCCGTCAGGATCGCCTCGTCGAGCCGCGTGTCGCGGGGGCGTCCTGCGGGGCGGGCCTGCGCGGGGTCGGGGGTTGCCATGGGGGCGAGTATAGGTAGCATGACGTTTCGTTCCGGACCGGATCGAAACGTAAAGGAGGAGCTACCTTGCCTGAGCAGGAGCCGAAGGCGGCGGAGGACGCGGGTGGCTGTGGGGATGCGGGCGCGGGGACGGGGAAGGGGGCAGGGGCACGTGCGGGGAATGGCGTACGTGAGGACTTACGCGACTCCGTTGCCGGAATCCGCGGAATACGTGCCGACGCCGCTACTGCCGCTGCCGACCACCGTGAAAGCGTCTTCCGTGCCCCCTACGCCGCCCTGACGTGGGGCATCGTGCTCTCGGTCGGACTGGTCGCCTTCGAGTCGATGGGCGTGGCCACCGTCCTGCCCGAGATCGCGGGGAGACTCGGCGGCCTCGGCGCGTACGGCTGGGGCCTGTCCGCGCTGATGCTCGCCAACCTCATCGGAACCGTCGCCGCGAGCCGCACCGCCGACCGGCGCGGCCCCGCCCGGCCGTTGGCGCTCGGCCTCGCCGTCTTCGCCGTCGGCTGCGCGCTGGCCGGATCGGCGCCCGACTGGCCGCTGTTCCTCACCGGGCGCTTCCTGCAAGGGCTGGGCGTCGGCGCCGTCATGGCACTCGCGTACACCGCGATCGCGCTGGCCTATCCGCAGCGGCTGCGCGCCCGGATGTTCGCGCTCGTGTCGGGCGGCTGGACCGTCCCCTCACTGATCGGCCCGACGATCGCCGCACTCATCTCCGACCATGTGTCGTGGCGGGGCGTGTTCGTGCTCCTCCTTCCGCTGGTGGCGCTGGCGGCGGGCTCGCGCTGCCACCGCTGCGCCGCCTGGGCGGACCGGAACGGGTACCGGCGCCGGAATGCGGACCGTGGTGGTCCACGCCGGTGGCGCACAGCGTGCTGCTCGCCGCGGGCACGGGCGTTCTCCTGGCCGGCCTCGAACTGCGTCAACCGGTCCTGCTGGCAGTGCTGGTACTGGCCGGTGGCGCCGCGGCCGTCGGGGCGCTGCGCTCGGTGACCCCGGCCGGCACGCTCAGCGCGCGACGGGGTGTGCCGACGGGTGTCGTCCTGCGCTTCCTGCTCTGCGGCGCGTACTTCGGGAGCGAGGCGTTCCTGCCGCTCGGCCTGGTCGAGCTGCGGGGACTGAGCGCGACGGAGGCGGGGCTCGGTCTTTCGGCGGGCGCGATCACGTGGGTGCTGGGTGCGGCCTGGCAGGGCAGGGCCGACAGCCGTTGGAGCGGCCGGTCGCGGGCTGTGCCGATCGGGGTGGGGTTCGTGGTGCTGCTGGTCGGCATCGTGGTGATGGCCCTGGGCGTCCTGGTCGACGCGACACCTTCGTTGACGGCCGTGGCGGGGTGGGCGATCGGCGGTGCCGGCATGGGCGTCGCCTTCAACGCGGCGACCACGGACACCATGGAGCAGGCCCCCGCCGACCGGCAGGGCGAGGCGAGCGGCTCGATGCAGCTCGCACAGACGCTGGCGGTCGCGGTCCTCAGCGGTCTCGGGGGCGCGGCGGTGGCCTTGTCCGACGCACACGGGTCGCCGCACGGGTCGTCACACGGGTCGTCGGTGTCGGCCGCGCTGACGGCGACGTTCACGCTGACGGCGGTGCTGGCGGCGGCGGGGAGCCTGCTGGCACGGCGGATCAGGGTGGGGGCGGGGTGAGACGTGGGGCTCGAGCGGCTAAGTCCTACGGCCCGCCCTGCCGTTCATCTCCGTTCAGCGGCCCCGTTCATCGGCTCCGTTCATCGGCTCCGTTCATCGGCTCCGTTCATCGGCCGTGAGACCACGAAGTGACCACAACCCGTACAGGGCCAGCAGCGGCTTGCCGAGCACCCACTCACCGAGGCGGTAGTCCTCTGCGCGCACCAGCTTCTCCGCGAGGTCGGGGCGCTGCCGCCGCAAGTACGCAGTGGGATGAGAGCGCAGTTCAGCCATTCACCCCAGACCAGGGCCGCGACCCCGGCCGTCGCCAGTACTGACCTACGTCGCATGCGGCGGCTCCAGGCACCAGAGGGCCGCCGTACCCACGGCACTACTGTGGCCCGATGGTTCACGTGCGGGCAATGGATGAGGCCGACATCGCGGCCGTCTCGGCGGTGCGAGTCCGGGGGTGGCAGGCGGCGTACGCGGGCATCGTCCCCCAGACGTACCTGTCGGCGATGACGGTCGAGGGCGACACGGTCCTGCGGCGGCGGATGCTCTCCCAACCCCACCGTACCTCCCGGGACTTGGTTGCGGTCGACGACAGCGGCGACACGGTGGGCTGGGTCTGCTTCGGGCCGTGTCGGAGTGAGGTGTCCGTCGCGGGGCGGATGCAGACGCAGATGCAGATGGAGGTGGGGGTGGAGGTGGAGGTACGGATCGGTGAGGTGTATGCCCTGTACGTCTCCCCCGAACTGACCGGCCAGGGCATCGGTGGCGAGCTCCTTGAGGAGGCGCACAGGCAGATGAAGGACCAGGGCTTCGGAACGTCGGTGTTGTGGGTGCTCGCCGACAACCGACGCGCTCGGCGTTTCTACGAGCGGGCGGGCTACGAAGCGGACGGCGCCACGCAGGACGACGCCTACGACGAGGTCACGCTCACGGAACTCCGCTTCCGGCGCGTGTTGTGAGCCCGGCAGCGAGCACGGCGGCAGAGAAACGCCCCCCTCTCGCTACCGGACGTGCACGGATTGGCTCACCGGGGGGTGACCGTGACCGTCACCTGGCCCTCCCCCGGCCCCGCCGGTCCCGTCCACGGTCGGGTCGACAGCGTCGGCAATCTGCCCTGTGTCAGGGCGAATCGCGGCAGCGACACTTCGTACAGGTCCGCTATCGCATGCAACGCACGGTCCTCGTCCGAACGGTCGGCGGCCGGGCCCGTGGGGTTCGGGAACAGGTGGTCGGGGGTCAGCTCTGCGGGGAGGTCGCCCCATTGGGCGCGGTTGGCCTGGTGGACCATGAAGCCGTAGCACTCCTCGCCGTCTTCCGCGTAGGCGAAGTGGAACAGGTCGTCCCGGCGCCAGACCGTGAGGGCGCGGGTGCCGTGCGACAGTCCGGTGGCCGGGTGAGTCAGGCGGTCGGGGTTGAAGCTGAGCAGGCGGTGCGACTCGAAGGTGAAACTCCAGTTGTCCGCGGCGTCTGTCCGTCCCACGGCACCTATGCGGGCCAGGGGACCACGACGCTCCCGCTGCCACCCGTACTGGAAGCCCATGAGCTCCATCTCGCTCGCCACCGGCCCAAGCGGCCCCGTCCCGAACCGCTCCGCCAGCTCTTCGGGGCGTATCCCCGCGACGAGGACGAACCGGTACGCGTCGCGGCGGGCTCCTCCCGCGGCGTCCCCGCGCGCCAGCCACGCGAGCCCGTCGCGCGTGCTCCCGACCGTGGCGGCGGGCACGGGCGCCGCCTCCCCCTGCCCGGCCCGGGGCGTGAGCAGCAGTTCCCTGCCCCGCTCCGGGGTGATCACCGGACCGAGCAGCGGGTCGCCGAGCAGGCCGATCGGCGCCACGTGATCCTCCCCGTACGGCTCCCACCGCGGGACCGCCGCCGCCAGCACCCGCCAGGCGCCGTCCGTGTCGCCCCAGCGCGCCAGTTCCCTGGCCTCCTCGACGGCACGCCCGAAGACGCCCGGCGACACGTACTCGTACGTACGCCCCTTGATCTGCTCCAGGACGACCGCGGCCCGGTCCCTGTCCGACGCGTAGTCATCGGTCACGGGGCCCAGCACGAAGCGGTCGTCACTCCGGCCCTCGCGCAGGTGGTTCCGGACCTTCAGGGGCAGCACCTCGCCCGCGTACAACGGATCGTCCATGCGCGGGTCGAGCGGCACCGCGCCGCTCCGTTCGAGCAGTGCCCGGAGCTGGGAGGCCATGACCCGCGCCCGCGGTCTGCCGAGGTCCGCCGCCTCGTCGAAGGCGGCTAGCGCCTCGTCCAACTCGCCTCTCAGGCAAGCGAGTCTGGCCTCCTCCACCCTGTCGTCGAGCTCGTGCGTCACGGCGTTCTCGAAACCGGAGTCGTTGCCGCCCGAGCGGTAGAAGTCCTTGTACATCCCCTCCATGTACGCACGGAACGACGCGTACCGTTCGGGCTCGTCGCCGCTCCACCCACGGTGTACGTAGACAGCCCACTCCCCGTCCGCGCCCACGTCTCCGGGGTCGAGCAGCACGTCGGTCATGTCCGAGTCGAGCGACATCTGCAACGCCCGTCCCCACATACCGGCTTGCCGCACATCCTGCTCGGCGGGGTTCTCGCCCAGGTTGTCCTCGTACAGCTTCCGCAGGGCGGACGGGTCCCCGTACGGCACGATGTCTTCCGCTCCCGCCAGCAGGTAGACCGAGCCCCCCGCGTACCGCCAGCCGTCCGTCGTCTCGAGGAAGGCGCGGAGGGAGGGAGGCAGCGGCGACGCGATCCCCAGCGCGCGCACGCGCTCCTCCAACGCGGCCAGCCGCGCGGGACCGGCAGGCCCGAACCCCAGCCAGCGGCTCCGCACGATGTCCTCGTCCAGCTCCTCGAACTCCTCAGGCTCGCTCGCGGCCAGCGCGTCGAGCCACTCCCCGCTCCACCGCTCGAGCCACGGCCCCCACTCGAAGATCTCCATGCGTGCCATCGTGGCAGCCCCCACTGACAATTGCCGCTGGCGTCGGGGTCGGTGGGCGCCCGACGCCAGCGGCTGCACCGCGGTGCAGGGGCGTGCCCGGTCGAGGGGGTGCCGGATACGTCCCTGCGTCAGGTACTTCGTGGGCGGGCACGCTTTTGGATGCGGCGTCGGCGGGCCGGATTTTCCGCCACCGATCGCTCACCCCTTCCCCGCCCCCAGCGTCAGCCCCGCGATGAAGTGCCGTTGCAGGATGAGGAACACCAGGACCGTCGGGAGCGCCACCAGGACTGAGCCCGCCGCCAACAAGTTGTAGTCCGTGAAGAATTGGCCGCGCAGGTTGTTCAGGGACGACGTGATCGGGAGTTTGTCCGGGTTGGAGATGAAGATCAGGGCCCAGAGGAAGTCGTTGTAGATCCAGGTGAATTCGAGGGTGGCGAGGGCCGCGAGGGCGGGACGGCACAGGGGGAGGGTGATGCGCCAGAACTGGGTCCAGACTCCGGCGCCGTCGACGATCGCTGCTTCCAGGATCTCTTTCGGCAGCGTCCGCATGTAATTGGACAGGACGAACACGCAGAAGCCGATCTGGAAGCCGATGTTGACGAGGATGAGGGCCCAGAAGGAGTCGTAGAGGGTGAGTGAGTCGGACATCCACCATGGGAGCGGGATCTTGAGGAAGAGGGCGTAGAGGGGGGTGACGATGACCTGTGGGGGCAGCAGGTTGCCTGCCGTGAACAGCATCAGGAGGAGCATGCCTCCGCGTATCCGC
The sequence above is a segment of the Streptomyces sp. Je 1-369 genome. Coding sequences within it:
- a CDS encoding carbohydrate ABC transporter permease, producing the protein MTTKHAHAALGGNRDRDRERFRHRDRRTHRRGALGVPLFLTAVSLAFLAPLLLAVYASLRPYEETAANGYFSWPDRLSLDYYREAYTESGMGRYFTNTLLIAVPAVIVTLFLASFVAFAVSRLRIRGGMLLLMLFTAGNLLPPQVIVTPLYALFLKIPLPWWMSDSLTLYDSFWALILVNIGFQIGFCVFVLSNYMRTLPKEILEAAIVDGAGVWTQFWRITLPLCRPALAALATLEFTWIYNDFLWALIFISNPDKLPITSSLNNLRGQFFTDYNLLAAGSVLVALPTVLVFLILQRHFIAGLTLGAGKG